A DNA window from Sulfitobacter sp. BSw21498 contains the following coding sequences:
- the cobG gene encoding precorrin-3B synthase, producing MSALQVFGWCPGALRPMMSGDGLVVRLRVPMGRLSPDQICRVAALARAHGNGMIDLSARANLQLRGVTTDSHAALIDGLRAIGLVDHDLAAEVRRNITITPFWQAGDDSHRVAQSLGAALAAADAPDLPNKFGFAIDCGNQPVLTDTSADIRIERSAAGLICRADWAKMGQQVTVDTAVDAALALARWFLNTGGVTEGRGRMAAHIATQGAPEAADTPPLPAVAPPEPSVTAHGTLIGFAFGQTTAESFAQLADLGPLRLTPWRMVLIEGPAITEPLPDFITAPHDPRRRVQVCTGAPGCRQALSDTRHAAQAIAAHLSPDSDDTIHISGCAKGCAHPAPAPVTLTASHDGHFTLIRHGRAGDPPQSAPLTVTQIQDRRL from the coding sequence ATGAGCGCGCTGCAAGTCTTTGGCTGGTGCCCCGGTGCGCTGCGGCCGATGATGTCGGGGGACGGGCTAGTGGTGCGGCTGCGTGTGCCGATGGGGCGGTTAAGCCCTGACCAGATATGCCGCGTTGCTGCGCTGGCGCGCGCCCATGGCAACGGCATGATCGATCTGTCCGCCCGCGCGAACCTGCAACTGCGCGGGGTGACAACCGATAGCCATGCTGCGCTGATCGATGGGTTGCGCGCGATTGGCCTTGTCGATCATGATCTGGCTGCCGAAGTACGGCGCAATATCACCATCACGCCGTTCTGGCAGGCCGGTGATGACAGCCACCGCGTGGCACAATCACTTGGCGCGGCACTTGCTGCTGCGGATGCGCCCGACCTGCCGAACAAGTTCGGCTTTGCTATCGATTGCGGCAATCAACCTGTGCTGACGGACACCTCTGCCGATATCCGCATCGAACGCAGCGCCGCGGGCCTGATCTGCCGTGCGGACTGGGCCAAGATGGGCCAGCAAGTGACTGTGGATACGGCGGTAGATGCCGCACTGGCGCTGGCGCGATGGTTTCTGAACACCGGCGGTGTGACCGAGGGGCGCGGGCGCATGGCGGCACATATCGCCACGCAAGGCGCACCCGAGGCGGCTGATACGCCGCCCTTGCCCGCCGTTGCACCGCCAGAACCGAGTGTGACCGCCCATGGCACGCTGATCGGGTTTGCCTTTGGCCAGACCACGGCAGAGAGCTTTGCGCAGCTCGCAGACCTTGGCCCGCTGCGGCTGACGCCGTGGCGCATGGTGCTGATCGAAGGGCCCGCGATCACGGAGCCGCTGCCCGATTTCATCACCGCCCCCCATGATCCGCGCCGCCGTGTACAGGTCTGCACCGGTGCCCCCGGCTGCCGTCAGGCGTTGTCGGACACACGCCATGCGGCCCAAGCCATCGCCGCGCATCTGTCGCCAGACAGCGACGATACGATCCATATCTCGGGCTGTGCCAAAGGCTGCGCCCACCCCGCCCCTGCCCCCGTCACGCTGACCGCCAGCCACGACGGGCATTTCACCCTTATCCGCCACGGGCGCGCAGGCGATCCGCCGCAAAGCGCGCCGCTGACAGTGACCCAAATTCAAGACAGGAGGCTTTGA
- the cbiE gene encoding precorrin-6y C5,15-methyltransferase (decarboxylating) subunit CbiE, which yields MGDPVAAWVTLIGLGEDGLGALTDASRKALAEAELIFGGPRHLSLCDAGARGREWPLPFSVEPVLEHRGSAVVVLASGDPFWHGVGGTLAQVLDPSEWRCFPAPSCMTLAAARLGWRLEEVTTMGLHAAPFEVLLPHLAEGARLICTLRDGAAPAALAEYLTEQGLGASRLTVMEALGGPREVLREADAATFDLGGIAAPVVVAIAVSGGAGLSHAPGRPEGLFAHDSQITKSPMRALTLAALAPRARELLWDVGAGSGSVSVEWCLAAPAAQSIAIEPRESRCENIIENNRRFGLADRMRCVHGTAPYALADLPLPAAVFLGGGATEDVLQAIWDRITPGTRLVANAVALETQALLIRWHGMHGGQLLRIDLAQAAPLGTMQGWQPSRPQLQWSVTR from the coding sequence ATGGGTGATCCTGTTGCTGCGTGGGTGACCCTGATTGGTCTGGGCGAAGATGGCCTTGGGGCGTTGACGGATGCAAGCCGAAAGGCGCTGGCCGAGGCGGAGCTGATCTTTGGCGGGCCGCGGCATCTCAGCTTATGCGACGCAGGCGCGCGGGGGCGTGAATGGCCGCTGCCGTTCAGCGTGGAACCGGTGCTAGAGCATCGCGGGAGCGCTGTTGTCGTGCTGGCCTCGGGCGATCCGTTCTGGCACGGCGTGGGCGGTACGCTGGCGCAGGTGCTGGACCCGTCGGAATGGCGCTGCTTTCCCGCGCCGTCCTGCATGACGCTCGCCGCCGCGCGGCTTGGTTGGCGGTTGGAGGAGGTCACGACCATGGGCCTGCACGCTGCCCCGTTCGAGGTGTTGCTGCCCCATCTGGCCGAAGGCGCGCGGTTGATCTGCACGCTGCGCGACGGTGCTGCCCCTGCGGCGCTGGCTGAGTATTTAACAGAGCAGGGTTTGGGCGCGTCCCGCCTGACGGTGATGGAAGCGCTTGGCGGTCCGCGCGAAGTTCTGCGCGAGGCCGATGCCGCGACGTTTGACTTGGGCGGCATCGCCGCCCCTGTGGTGGTGGCGATCGCGGTGTCGGGTGGCGCAGGATTAAGCCACGCACCGGGTCGGCCCGAGGGGCTTTTTGCCCACGACAGCCAGATTACCAAATCGCCGATGCGCGCGCTGACACTGGCCGCCCTTGCGCCACGTGCGCGAGAGCTGTTGTGGGATGTGGGGGCGGGGTCCGGCTCTGTCTCTGTTGAATGGTGTCTCGCCGCTCCTGCTGCGCAGTCTATCGCCATAGAGCCGCGCGAAAGCCGGTGCGAAAATATCATCGAGAACAACCGCCGGTTTGGTCTGGCGGACCGGATGCGCTGCGTGCATGGCACGGCCCCCTATGCGCTGGCCGATCTGCCCCTGCCCGCTGCTGTCTTTCTGGGAGGCGGCGCGACCGAGGATGTGTTGCAGGCGATCTGGGACAGGATCACGCCGGGCACGCGGCTGGTGGCCAATGCCGTCGCCCTTGAGACGCAAGCCTTGCTCATCCGCTGGCACGGGATGCACGGCGGGCAATTGCTGCGGATCGATCTGGCGCAGGCCGCGCCCTTGGGGACGATGCAGGGCTGGCAGCCAAGCCGCCCGCAACTGCAATGGAGCGTGACCCGATGA
- the cobN gene encoding cobaltochelatase subunit CobN — translation MHVVFRESHGLDQSDLPQDLGQTPADLVVLSFSDSDLGAFAAGWHRAEGGLPSLRLANLVALKHPLSVDTYAEQTLAGAKAVLVRLIGGESYWPYGLATLQDMARKQQIALAVLPADGQPDPRLDALSTLPHSTLRRLQHLCDTGGAVAAQAALAQLSLAAGLYAGPAKGAKTVPEAGFYQPHTGVIPAPEPSDKPRAIVTFYRSYLTAADTDPVDALITALEARGFDAIGLFAPSLKGDTAPWIAQQIARLDPAVIVNATAFSAQRGPDQPSVLGASDCPVVQVALSTARRRDWAGSERGLSPTDLAMHVVLPEVDGRLFGGVVSFKQPGKRDEALQYSRFAHRADAARVNFIADRVLCLHQLRVQDNAAKSIGVVLSTYPGKDWNMAHALGLDALASLREMTAQLAVQGYDVDAHALADTQTVASRLGTETIRWPLEDYKAALAKLPQVLRNDLTESWGAPQDDPLFHDGAFCFPALRSGKLLVALQPERGTLAERDDDYHDLSRTPRTGYVAFYLWLQQQADAMVHVGAHGTLEWLPGKSVALSEVCWPEALIGPMPVIYPFIVNDPGEAAQAKRRIGAVTVGHMPPPLVASKLPEDFGRLERLLDEYSTADGLDPARRDRLIADIRTEAQGRGVEQDLGLDASASAAEALTRIDRFVCDIKETQYGDGLHVFGAGDHGASEIDGLIAALSARFVPPGPSGSPYRGRSDVRPTGRNLFTTDPRAVPSRAAYTQGVKLAEELLRKHLQDHGDWPKGLVMDMWGSATIRTAGEEFAMALHLAGLSPRWDDGSDRVSGFDILPLALLNRPRIDVTLRVSGLFRDMFPGLAQLFEAAIAKLAERPESAADNPYLIQTPRVFGPRPGTYGLGIGAVMDEYSDDARAAAGEAWLAASSYAIDARGEITYARDALEAQLTRADSFVHLQDLPETDLLMAEDYAAHEAGFAAAMQRLGKGGAAALYHLDATRPDQPRARTLTEELARVVRARAANPDWATGMMAHGFRGAAEIAATLDHLAAFAHLAGVVPDHLFDLMFDATLGRDDLIDFMQNANPQALAALRARFDALHRAGLWSSRRNSVLAELGSPA, via the coding sequence ATGCATGTCGTCTTTCGCGAAAGCCACGGACTGGATCAAAGCGACCTGCCCCAAGACTTGGGGCAGACGCCGGCGGATCTGGTTGTGCTGTCCTTTTCAGACAGTGATCTGGGGGCTTTCGCGGCGGGCTGGCATCGGGCCGAAGGCGGGCTGCCGTCTTTGCGGCTGGCCAATCTGGTGGCGCTGAAACATCCGTTGTCGGTCGATACCTATGCCGAACAGACCCTTGCGGGGGCCAAGGCGGTTTTGGTGCGGCTGATCGGGGGCGAAAGCTATTGGCCTTACGGGCTTGCCACCCTGCAAGATATGGCGCGCAAACAGCAGATCGCGCTGGCGGTGCTGCCTGCGGACGGCCAACCCGACCCACGGCTCGACGCGCTGTCGACGCTCCCCCATTCGACGTTAAGACGCTTGCAACATCTGTGCGATACGGGCGGGGCGGTGGCTGCGCAGGCGGCACTGGCGCAATTGTCGCTGGCCGCAGGGCTTTATGCGGGGCCGGCCAAAGGGGCCAAAACCGTACCCGAAGCAGGGTTTTACCAGCCCCACACAGGCGTGATCCCCGCGCCGGAACCATCCGACAAGCCCCGCGCCATTGTGACATTCTACCGGTCCTATTTAACGGCGGCTGATACCGATCCTGTGGATGCGCTGATCACGGCGCTGGAGGCGCGCGGTTTTGACGCCATTGGGTTGTTTGCACCCAGCCTCAAGGGTGACACAGCGCCGTGGATCGCGCAGCAGATTGCCCGGCTTGATCCGGCGGTGATCGTGAACGCCACCGCCTTTTCCGCCCAGCGCGGGCCGGACCAGCCTTCGGTTCTGGGGGCAAGCGATTGCCCCGTGGTGCAGGTCGCCCTGTCCACCGCGCGGCGGCGCGATTGGGCGGGATCAGAGCGGGGACTGTCGCCCACCGATCTGGCGATGCATGTCGTGTTGCCCGAGGTGGATGGCCGTCTGTTTGGCGGCGTCGTCAGCTTTAAACAACCCGGCAAACGGGACGAGGCGTTGCAATACAGCCGTTTCGCACACCGCGCCGATGCAGCGCGTGTGAATTTCATTGCGGATCGGGTGCTGTGTTTGCACCAGCTGCGCGTGCAGGACAATGCGGCAAAGTCCATTGGGGTCGTGCTGTCGACCTACCCCGGCAAGGACTGGAACATGGCCCATGCGCTTGGGTTAGATGCGCTGGCGTCCCTGCGCGAAATGACAGCGCAGTTGGCGGTGCAGGGATATGACGTCGATGCCCATGCGCTGGCCGATACGCAAACTGTGGCCAGCCGTCTGGGCACCGAAACCATCCGTTGGCCGCTGGAGGATTACAAAGCCGCCCTTGCCAAGCTGCCGCAGGTGCTGCGCAATGACCTGACCGAAAGCTGGGGCGCGCCGCAGGACGATCCGCTGTTTCACGACGGGGCGTTCTGCTTTCCGGCGCTGCGCAGTGGCAAGCTGCTGGTTGCCCTACAACCCGAACGCGGCACTTTGGCCGAACGGGACGACGACTATCACGATCTGAGCCGCACGCCGCGTACGGGCTATGTCGCGTTCTATCTGTGGCTACAGCAACAGGCCGATGCGATGGTGCATGTCGGTGCGCATGGCACGCTGGAATGGCTGCCGGGCAAATCCGTCGCCCTGTCAGAGGTATGTTGGCCCGAGGCGCTGATTGGTCCGATGCCGGTGATTTATCCTTTCATCGTCAACGACCCCGGCGAGGCCGCGCAGGCCAAGCGCCGCATCGGGGCCGTCACCGTGGGGCATATGCCACCGCCGCTCGTGGCGTCGAAACTGCCCGAAGACTTTGGCCGGTTGGAACGGTTGCTCGACGAATATTCTACCGCAGACGGGCTCGACCCCGCGCGGCGCGACCGGCTGATCGCTGATATCCGCACCGAAGCGCAGGGCCGCGGCGTAGAGCAGGACCTAGGTCTTGATGCCAGTGCCAGCGCGGCAGAGGCGTTGACCCGCATCGACCGCTTTGTCTGCGACATCAAGGAAACGCAATACGGTGACGGGCTGCATGTATTTGGTGCAGGCGATCATGGCGCGAGCGAGATCGACGGGCTGATCGCGGCCTTGTCTGCGCGGTTCGTGCCCCCCGGCCCTTCGGGATCGCCCTATCGCGGGCGCAGCGATGTGCGGCCCACGGGGCGCAACCTGTTCACTACCGATCCGCGTGCTGTACCGTCGCGGGCGGCCTATACCCAAGGGGTGAAGCTCGCCGAGGAACTGCTGCGCAAGCATTTGCAGGATCACGGCGACTGGCCCAAGGGGTTGGTCATGGACATGTGGGGCTCTGCCACCATCCGCACCGCGGGCGAGGAATTTGCCATGGCGCTGCATCTGGCCGGTCTGTCGCCCCGCTGGGATGACGGCAGCGACCGCGTCAGCGGGTTCGACATTCTGCCGCTCGCTTTGCTGAACCGCCCGCGCATTGACGTGACCCTGCGGGTGTCGGGGCTGTTCCGCGATATGTTCCCCGGACTGGCACAGCTGTTCGAGGCGGCGATTGCCAAGCTGGCCGAACGCCCCGAAAGCGCTGCCGATAATCCCTATCTGATCCAGACCCCGCGTGTCTTTGGCCCGCGCCCGGGAACCTATGGGTTGGGGATCGGTGCCGTGATGGACGAGTATTCGGACGACGCACGCGCAGCGGCGGGAGAGGCCTGGCTGGCCGCGTCGTCCTATGCGATCGACGCCCGCGGAGAGATCACCTATGCCCGCGACGCGCTCGAGGCGCAGCTGACGCGGGCCGATAGTTTCGTACACCTGCAAGACCTGCCCGAAACCGATCTGCTGATGGCCGAGGATTACGCCGCACACGAGGCCGGCTTTGCCGCCGCGATGCAGCGTTTGGGCAAGGGGGGTGCTGCCGCGCTGTATCATCTGGACGCCACCCGCCCCGACCAGCCCCGTGCCCGCACCCTGACCGAGGAACTCGCCCGCGTCGTGCGCGCCCGTGCCGCCAACCCTGATTGGGCCACCGGCATGATGGCGCATGGCTTTCGCGGTGCCGCCGAGATCGCGGCGACGCTGGATCACCTTGCCGCCTTTGCGCATCTGGCGGGCGTTGTGCCGGACCACCTGTTCGACCTGATGTTTGATGCCACGCTGGGGCGCGATGATCTGATCGACTTTATGCAAAATGCCAATCCGCAGGCGCTTGCCGCGTTGCGCGCGCGGTTTGATGCGTTGCACCGTGCGGGGCTTTGGTCATCGCGCCGCAACTCTGTCCTCGCCGAATTGGGAAGCCCCGCATGA
- the cobW gene encoding cobalamin biosynthesis protein CobW, translating into MTNLTKIPVTVITGFLGAGKTTFIRHLMENAGSKRLAVLVNEFGTAGVDGDILKSCAIDNCPAENIVELANGCICCTVADDFIPTIEALMALPQTPDHILIETSGLALPKPLLKAFDWPAIRSRITVDGVITLADAEAVASGQFAPDLDAIAAQRDADDSLDHETPLSEVFEDQIACADIVLLSKADLAGPEGVEAARKVIEAHAPRKLPIIPMTEGVIDPRVVLGLEAAAEDDIDARPSHHDGHDDHEHDDFESVVIDMGEVADVATLEAAVLRLAREQKILRVKGYIAVQDKPMRLLVQAVGERVRSQFDRPWGDTPRRSQLVVIAEHDHVNEAAIRAVLEG; encoded by the coding sequence ATGACCAACCTTACCAAAATTCCCGTTACCGTGATCACCGGTTTTCTGGGTGCCGGCAAAACCACCTTTATCCGTCACCTGATGGAAAATGCGGGCTCCAAGCGTCTGGCCGTGCTGGTCAATGAATTCGGCACCGCCGGTGTGGATGGCGATATCCTGAAATCCTGCGCGATCGACAACTGCCCCGCCGAGAACATCGTCGAGCTGGCGAACGGCTGCATCTGCTGCACCGTGGCCGATGACTTTATCCCCACGATCGAGGCGTTGATGGCTTTGCCGCAAACGCCGGATCACATCCTGATCGAAACCTCCGGCCTTGCGCTGCCCAAACCCTTGCTCAAGGCGTTTGACTGGCCCGCAATCCGGTCACGCATCACCGTGGACGGCGTGATCACCCTTGCCGATGCAGAAGCCGTGGCGAGCGGGCAGTTCGCCCCCGATCTGGATGCCATCGCTGCGCAGCGCGACGCGGATGACAGTCTGGATCACGAAACGCCGCTGTCCGAAGTCTTTGAGGACCAGATTGCCTGCGCCGATATCGTGCTGCTGTCCAAGGCCGATCTGGCGGGCCCCGAAGGCGTAGAAGCCGCGCGCAAGGTGATCGAGGCCCACGCGCCGCGCAAGCTGCCGATCATTCCGATGACCGAAGGCGTGATTGACCCGCGCGTTGTACTGGGGCTCGAAGCCGCCGCCGAGGATGACATCGACGCACGCCCCAGCCACCACGACGGGCATGATGACCACGAGCATGACGATTTCGAAAGCGTTGTGATCGACATGGGCGAAGTCGCCGATGTCGCCACGCTTGAGGCCGCCGTGCTGCGGCTGGCGCGCGAACAGAAAATCCTGCGCGTCAAAGGCTATATCGCTGTGCAGGACAAACCGATGCGTCTGTTGGTGCAGGCCGTGGGCGAACGGGTACGCAGCCAGTTCGACCGCCCTTGGGGGGACACGCCGCGCCGCAGCCAGCTGGTCGTGATCGCAGAGCATGATCACGTGAACGAAGCCGCGATCCGCGCGGTGCTAGAGGGCTAA
- a CDS encoding cobalt-precorrin-6A reductase, which translates to MTRTLILGGTTEASSLARALAQRGDDALFSYAGRTAAPVVQPLPTRVGGFGGVTGLLDFIAQDNITRIIDATHPFAAQMSRNAHAACTQAGIPLAAFERAPWRETAADTWTHLPDIEAAAASLPQTPTRVFLAIGKQALPVFADHPQHHYLLRLVDQPDAPLPLPHTTVTLARGPFDVAGDIALLRDHGTELIIAKNAGGTGAEAKLIAARELGLRVLMIQRPAVPARTSFAQLDDILAWLDHSADRGV; encoded by the coding sequence ATGACGCGCACCCTCATTCTTGGCGGCACGACAGAGGCATCCAGCCTCGCGCGCGCTCTGGCCCAACGTGGCGATGATGCGCTGTTCAGCTATGCCGGACGCACGGCGGCCCCCGTGGTGCAGCCGTTGCCCACCCGCGTTGGTGGCTTTGGTGGCGTGACCGGATTGCTCGATTTCATCGCGCAAGATAACATCACCCGCATAATCGACGCGACCCATCCTTTCGCCGCACAGATGAGCCGCAACGCCCATGCCGCCTGCACGCAGGCCGGTATCCCGCTGGCCGCGTTTGAGCGTGCCCCGTGGCGCGAGACCGCCGCCGACACCTGGACCCATCTGCCCGATATCGAAGCCGCCGCCGCATCCTTGCCGCAGACCCCGACGCGGGTCTTTTTGGCCATCGGCAAGCAGGCGTTGCCCGTCTTTGCCGACCATCCCCAACACCACTATCTGCTGCGGCTGGTGGACCAGCCCGACGCGCCGCTGCCCCTGCCACACACGACCGTAACTCTCGCCCGAGGGCCGTTCGACGTGGCCGGAGACATCGCCCTGCTGCGCGACCACGGGACCGAGCTGATCATCGCCAAGAACGCCGGCGGCACGGGGGCAGAGGCCAAGCTCATCGCCGCGCGCGAACTGGGGCTGCGCGTGCTGATGATCCAGCGCCCCGCAGTGCCAGCCCGCACGAGCTTTGCGCAGCTCGACGATATCTTGGCGTGGCTCGATCATTCGGCAGACCGTGGCGTGTAA
- a CDS encoding precorrin-2 C(20)-methyltransferase, translating to MGKVICIGLGPGDPELMSVKAHRLLTGAHHVAFFRKPGRRGQARTIVDGIMAETAVEHAMEYPVTTEIHFSDPEYNRLLSAFYDDWADRLTDLAQTEDVIVLCEGDPFFYGSFMHLHSRLQGRAEVEIVPGITGMSGCWTATGHPITWGDDVLTVLMATLSEDELATRAANTDALVVMKIGRNLDKLKRALTKAGRLQDAWLVEKGTMAGQTVQKLTDVPAEVPYFSIAIVHGQGRRP from the coding sequence ATGGGCAAGGTCATTTGCATCGGGCTTGGCCCCGGCGACCCCGAATTGATGAGCGTCAAAGCGCACCGTTTGCTGACCGGCGCGCATCACGTCGCGTTTTTCCGCAAACCCGGGCGGCGCGGGCAGGCCCGCACCATCGTGGACGGCATCATGGCAGAGACGGCGGTGGAACACGCGATGGAGTATCCCGTCACCACGGAAATCCATTTCAGCGATCCCGAATACAACCGTCTGCTGTCGGCCTTCTACGACGATTGGGCTGACCGTTTGACCGACCTCGCGCAGACCGAAGATGTGATCGTGCTGTGCGAAGGGGATCCGTTTTTTTACGGGTCGTTCATGCATCTGCACAGCCGCCTTCAGGGCCGCGCCGAGGTCGAAATCGTGCCTGGTATCACCGGCATGTCGGGCTGCTGGACGGCCACGGGGCATCCGATCACTTGGGGCGATGATGTGCTGACGGTGCTGATGGCGACGCTGAGCGAGGATGAGCTGGCCACACGTGCCGCCAACACCGATGCGCTGGTCGTGATGAAGATCGGACGCAACCTCGACAAACTTAAACGCGCGTTGACCAAGGCGGGCCGTTTGCAGGACGCGTGGCTGGTGGAAAAAGGCACGATGGCAGGCCAGACGGTGCAAAAGCTGACGGATGTCCCCGCCGAAGTGCCCTATTTCTCGATCGCGATTGTGCATGGACAGGGGCGCCGCCCATGA
- a CDS encoding precorrin-8X methylmutase, with protein sequence MPHTYETNGAAIYLESFATIRAEADLARFTPDEERVAVRMIHAAGLVGLEKHVQFSENMAQIARAALADGAPILCDAHMVSEGITRTRLPADNQIICTLRDPRVPDMAQQMGNTRSAAALELWRPHLAGALVAIGNAPTALFHLLNMLEDPDCPRPAAIIGCPVGFVGAAESKDALMQDLPVPSMIVQGRLGGSAITVAAVNALATWKE encoded by the coding sequence GTGCCCCACACCTACGAGACCAACGGTGCCGCGATCTATCTGGAGAGCTTTGCCACCATCCGCGCCGAGGCCGATCTGGCCCGCTTTACCCCTGACGAGGAGCGTGTGGCCGTGCGCATGATCCACGCCGCCGGTCTGGTCGGGCTGGAAAAGCACGTACAGTTTTCTGAAAATATGGCGCAGATTGCGCGGGCGGCGCTGGCAGACGGCGCGCCGATCCTGTGTGATGCGCATATGGTCTCCGAAGGGATCACACGCACGCGTTTGCCCGCCGACAACCAGATCATCTGCACCCTGCGCGACCCGCGTGTGCCGGACATGGCGCAGCAGATGGGCAACACGCGCTCTGCCGCAGCGCTGGAACTGTGGCGGCCGCATCTGGCGGGCGCTTTGGTGGCCATCGGCAACGCGCCGACGGCGCTGTTTCACCTGCTCAATATGCTCGAAGACCCCGACTGTCCGCGCCCTGCCGCCATCATCGGTTGCCCCGTGGGGTTTGTCGGTGCGGCTGAATCCAAAGACGCGCTGATGCAGGATTTGCCGGTGCCGTCGATGATTGTGCAGGGGCGTTTGGGCGGTTCTGCGATTACAGTGGCGGCGGTGAACGCGCTGGCCACGTGGAAGGAATAA
- the cobJ gene encoding precorrin-3B C(17)-methyltransferase — translation MTGWVRVVGLGPGDEALVTPEVRATVDEATDIVGYIPYVRRITPRDGLTQHESDNRVELDRAAHALEMAAAGHRVVVVSSGDPGVFAMASALFEALEKGPKDWLATDIRILPGITAMLAAAARLGAPLGHDFCAINLSDNLKPWSLIEKRLRLAGEAGFAMAFYNPRSASRPHQFATALEILREACGPETLISFARNVSHPDETLRTVTLAEATPEMADMRTVVIVGNADTRRVGTHIYTPRSAE, via the coding sequence ATGACCGGTTGGGTCCGCGTCGTTGGCCTTGGCCCCGGTGACGAGGCGCTGGTAACACCCGAGGTGCGTGCCACCGTGGACGAAGCGACCGATATCGTCGGCTATATCCCGTATGTGCGCCGGATCACGCCGCGGGACGGGCTGACCCAGCATGAAAGCGACAACCGTGTAGAGCTGGACCGCGCCGCCCATGCGCTTGAGATGGCGGCAGCGGGGCACCGTGTGGTGGTGGTCTCTTCGGGCGATCCGGGGGTGTTTGCCATGGCCTCTGCCCTGTTCGAGGCGCTGGAGAAAGGTCCGAAGGACTGGCTGGCGACCGACATTCGCATCCTGCCCGGCATCACCGCGATGCTGGCGGCGGCGGCACGACTTGGGGCACCGCTCGGGCATGATTTCTGCGCGATCAACCTGTCAGATAACCTGAAGCCTTGGTCGCTGATCGAAAAGCGGTTGCGGCTGGCAGGCGAAGCGGGCTTTGCCATGGCGTTCTACAACCCGCGCTCGGCCTCGCGTCCGCATCAGTTCGCCACTGCCCTAGAGATTTTGCGCGAGGCCTGCGGGCCAGAGACCTTGATCTCTTTCGCGCGAAACGTGAGCCATCCCGACGAGACCTTGCGCACCGTCACGCTGGCCGAAGCGACGCCAGAGATGGCCGATATGCGCACGGTTGTGATCGTGGGCAACGCCGATACCCGCCGCGTCGGGACACATATTTACACGCCACGGTCTGCCGAATGA
- the cobM gene encoding precorrin-4 C(11)-methyltransferase has protein sequence MTVHFIGAGPGAPDLLTLRGRDLIAACPVCLYAGSLVPSELLAYCPADAKIVNTASLSLDDIMAEIKTADDAGHDVARLHSGDLSVWSAMGEQLRRLRDLDINYDITPGVPAFAAAAAALGTELTLPGVAQSLVLTRTSGRASAMPEGETLENFAATGATLAIHLSVHVLDDVVARLSPHYGEDCPVAIVWRASWPDQKVVRATLGTVIDATDGERGRTALILVGRALTAEEFRESCLYAGDYDRRFRPVGTEPRFPEGTE, from the coding sequence ATGACTGTTCACTTTATCGGCGCGGGCCCTGGTGCCCCTGATCTGCTGACCCTGCGGGGGCGCGACCTGATCGCGGCCTGTCCTGTCTGCCTTTATGCCGGATCACTGGTCCCGTCAGAACTGTTGGCGTACTGCCCAGCCGACGCGAAAATTGTGAACACGGCGTCGCTGTCGTTGGATGATATCATGGCAGAGATCAAAACCGCCGATGATGCCGGTCACGACGTTGCGCGGTTGCATTCGGGCGATCTGTCGGTGTGGTCTGCCATGGGCGAACAGCTGCGCCGGTTGCGCGACTTGGATATCAATTACGACATCACCCCCGGCGTGCCTGCCTTTGCCGCTGCTGCCGCCGCGTTGGGCACTGAATTGACGCTGCCCGGTGTCGCACAATCACTGGTGTTGACGCGCACCTCGGGGCGGGCGTCGGCCATGCCCGAAGGCGAAACGCTTGAGAATTTCGCAGCCACGGGCGCGACGCTGGCGATCCACCTGTCGGTACATGTGCTGGACGATGTGGTCGCGCGGCTGTCCCCCCACTACGGAGAGGACTGCCCTGTCGCCATCGTCTGGCGCGCAAGCTGGCCAGACCAAAAGGTGGTGCGGGCAACTTTGGGCACCGTGATCGACGCCACCGACGGCGAACGCGGGCGCACGGCGCTGATCCTTGTGGGCCGCGCCTTGACGGCAGAGGAGTTCCGCGAAAGCTGTCTGTATGCCGGCGATTATGACCGCCGTTTCCGCCCCGTGGGCACAGAGCCACGCTTTCCCGAGGGCACAGAATGA
- a CDS encoding cobalamin biosynthesis protein, whose protein sequence is MIVAGIGMRANATEADVHAALALTRRTPDTLATLAIKVTPALRRFADSMGLPLIELSEADIADIPTCTVSPRIQARFGTGSLAEAAALRVAGRGAKLTTLRVTSPNGMATAAIAEGIAP, encoded by the coding sequence ATGATCGTTGCAGGCATAGGGATGCGGGCAAACGCGACCGAGGCGGATGTACACGCTGCACTGGCGCTGACGCGGCGCACGCCGGACACGCTGGCGACGCTGGCGATCAAGGTGACACCGGCGCTGCGACGCTTTGCCGACAGTATGGGGTTACCGCTGATAGAACTGTCGGAAGCCGATATTGCGGATATCCCGACATGTACCGTTTCGCCGCGCATTCAGGCGCGGTTCGGGACAGGATCACTTGCCGAGGCCGCCGCATTGCGCGTCGCCGGTCGCGGTGCCAAATTGACGACCTTGCGTGTGACCAGCCCCAATGGCATGGCCACCGCAGCTATCGCGGAAGGAATTGCCCCATGA